One genomic window of Agrobacterium vitis includes the following:
- a CDS encoding dipeptide ABC transporter ATP-binding protein, which translates to MTPLIQIRNLTIGFPKDGRDHNVVHGLDLTIHAGETLALVGESGSGKSVTARALLGLSGPGAKISADQFDIEGQSVLGIGEKQWRALRGTKVGFVLQDALVSLDPLRRVSQQLSDAFGRRGFFKHPHLLQDSRALLQSVGIPDPDRRLPQYPHELSGGLRQRALIATAIARHPALLIADEPTTALDATVQKQILDLLAERRKAGHTLLLISHDLAVVSRLADRVLVMNNGYIVEEGPTAKILKTPEHPYTRQLLDAVPSASSKGFRLSPSTEIELKRPAEPIRIALPPKQIDEGRIVLSANNLVKRYGTSLAVNDVSFNLAAGEALGIVGESGSGKTTVAKIILGLVEPDGGAVLIDGKPWSNISEAQRRPRRAHMQLIAQDALSSFDPRYTVEKIVGESLDSVGVYGDARRKRVIEVLDAVRLNRSFLSRYPRELSGGQRQRVAIARGFAPHPTLLVADEPVSALDVSVQAQVLDLLAELQAASGTSLLFISHDLGVVHHLTDRVVVMKDGQIVETGQVENVFSTPRHSYTRALLDAVPTLA; encoded by the coding sequence ATGACCCCGCTGATCCAGATCCGCAACCTCACCATCGGCTTTCCAAAAGATGGGCGCGACCATAATGTTGTGCATGGCCTTGATCTGACAATCCATGCCGGGGAAACCTTGGCCCTTGTTGGCGAATCCGGTTCTGGCAAATCCGTCACGGCACGCGCGCTGCTTGGCCTGTCCGGGCCGGGGGCAAAAATCAGTGCAGACCAGTTCGACATCGAAGGCCAGTCGGTGCTGGGTATCGGCGAGAAACAATGGCGCGCTTTGCGCGGCACAAAGGTGGGCTTTGTGCTTCAAGATGCGCTGGTGTCGCTTGATCCCTTGCGCCGTGTGTCGCAGCAATTGTCCGATGCCTTTGGCCGTCGTGGCTTTTTCAAACACCCGCATTTGCTGCAAGACAGCCGCGCCCTGCTGCAATCTGTCGGCATTCCTGATCCTGACCGGCGCTTGCCGCAATATCCGCACGAGCTATCTGGCGGCTTGCGCCAACGGGCATTGATTGCCACCGCAATCGCCCGCCACCCTGCCCTGCTGATTGCCGATGAGCCAACCACGGCGCTGGATGCCACGGTGCAAAAGCAAATTCTTGATCTGCTGGCAGAACGGCGTAAGGCGGGCCATACGCTGCTGCTGATCAGCCATGATCTGGCCGTTGTCTCACGATTGGCGGACCGGGTGCTGGTGATGAACAATGGATACATTGTTGAGGAAGGCCCAACCGCTAAAATCCTGAAGACCCCGGAGCATCCCTATACACGACAATTGCTGGATGCCGTGCCATCGGCGAGCTCCAAAGGCTTTCGCCTGTCACCCTCGACAGAGATTGAATTGAAACGCCCGGCTGAACCTATCCGCATTGCGCTGCCGCCCAAGCAGATTGATGAGGGCCGCATTGTTTTGAGCGCCAACAATCTGGTGAAACGCTATGGCACCTCGCTTGCGGTCAATGACGTTTCTTTCAATCTCGCGGCTGGCGAAGCGCTGGGCATTGTCGGCGAATCCGGATCAGGCAAGACCACTGTTGCCAAAATCATTCTCGGTCTGGTGGAGCCGGATGGTGGCGCTGTGCTGATTGATGGCAAGCCGTGGAGCAATATCAGCGAGGCCCAGCGCAGACCCAGACGCGCCCATATGCAATTGATTGCGCAGGACGCACTCAGCTCGTTTGATCCCCGCTATACCGTGGAAAAAATCGTTGGCGAAAGCCTTGATTCCGTTGGCGTCTATGGCGATGCCCGCCGCAAGCGGGTGATTGAAGTGCTGGATGCCGTGCGGCTCAACCGCAGTTTTCTCAGCCGCTATCCCCGTGAATTGTCCGGTGGCCAACGCCAGCGCGTGGCCATTGCCCGTGGCTTTGCCCCGCACCCCACACTGCTGGTGGCCGATGAACCGGTGAGCGCGCTGGATGTGTCAGTGCAGGCGCAGGTGCTGGATTTGCTGGCCGAGCTTCAGGCTGCATCGGGCACATCGCTGCTGTTTATCTCCCATGATCTGGGCGTTGTGCATCACCTCACAGACCGCGTGGTGGTGATGAAGGATGGCCAGATTGTCGAGACCGGTCAGGTGGAAAACGTGTTTTCTACCCCACGCCACAGCTACACCCGTGCCCTGCTGGATGCCGTTCCCACGCTGGCCTGA
- a CDS encoding ABC transporter permease yields the protein MSLSSTLPDRNLERTIDVLRSIVARPGLLIAVLVVVLVAISTLWPALLTSADPITADPLQAQLPPSADHWFGTDHLGRDVFSRVVYGTRYSILIGVSAITIAALFGSLLGLLAGLSRGLVDEFITRFLDVVSSFPDLLLALVLISFTGPGTLNLIFALGVASIPRFARVVRAQTFVIAQSGYVEQAKTFGLTRPVLVFRHVLPHAIAQVPILATIGLGTAIINAAGLSFLGMGPQPPAPEWGAMLADARNYLRVAWWIGVWPGLAITVTVIAISVLGRRWQAAFEGRRQA from the coding sequence ATGAGCCTTTCCTCCACACTGCCGGATCGCAACCTTGAGCGCACAATTGATGTTTTGCGCAGCATTGTCGCCCGCCCGGGGTTGCTGATTGCCGTTCTGGTCGTGGTTCTCGTTGCTATTTCCACGCTGTGGCCCGCGCTGCTCACATCGGCTGATCCCATCACTGCCGATCCCTTGCAAGCACAATTGCCACCCTCAGCAGACCATTGGTTTGGCACCGATCATCTGGGGCGGGATGTGTTCTCCCGTGTGGTCTATGGCACGCGCTATTCCATTTTGATTGGCGTCAGCGCCATTACCATTGCGGCCCTGTTCGGCTCCCTGCTAGGCCTATTAGCCGGGCTATCGCGCGGGCTGGTGGATGAGTTCATCACCCGTTTTCTCGATGTAGTCTCGTCCTTTCCCGATCTATTGCTGGCGCTGGTGCTGATTTCCTTTACCGGCCCCGGCACGCTCAATCTGATTTTTGCGCTGGGGGTTGCCTCCATTCCTCGCTTTGCCCGGGTGGTGCGCGCCCAAACCTTTGTGATTGCCCAAAGCGGCTATGTGGAACAGGCCAAGACCTTTGGGCTGACCCGCCCGGTTCTGGTGTTTCGCCATGTGCTGCCACATGCCATTGCGCAGGTGCCCATTCTGGCCACCATCGGCCTTGGCACTGCCATCATCAACGCGGCGGGCCTCAGTTTTCTCGGCATGGGTCCGCAGCCGCCAGCACCCGAATGGGGGGCGATGCTGGCCGATGCGCGCAATTATTTGCGCGTGGCGTGGTGGATTGGCGTGTGGCCGGGGCTGGCCATTACCGTCACCGTGATTGCCATCAGCGTGTTGGGACGCCGCTGGCAGGCAGCATTTGAAGGCAGGAGACAGGCATGA
- a CDS encoding ABC transporter permease has translation MDAEQTTTLGQAPATWRSSRFRLRRSSLTGQILTRIGSGLLVLWAAVTLSFISLHLAPGDIVSLLIGEQLRTPEVEAAIRAEWGLNDPVYVQYIDYLGRILHGDFGRSYILQTDVSGLVLSQILPTLKLTAAALTVAIAFAVTIAVVTAAKRVPRIIAGGLELLLISTPSFWLGILLLFVFSFTLKLFPVSGDRSFSALVLPAFALGLPLGAVIAQVLREGLERALEEPFALTVRSWGTHSLVLRLRHALRHAALPAVTLTGWLVGNLLSGAVITESVFGRPGLGRVTVNAVLAHDLPVVLAVAILSAFTYVVLSTAVDVLYLRLDPRLRTQVLEDVR, from the coding sequence ATGGATGCCGAGCAGACAACCACCCTTGGCCAAGCCCCCGCTACTTGGCGTTCAAGCCGGTTCCGGCTCAGGCGCAGCAGTCTGACAGGGCAGATCCTGACACGGATTGGCTCTGGTCTGCTGGTGTTGTGGGCGGCGGTGACGTTGAGTTTCATCAGCCTGCATCTGGCTCCCGGCGATATTGTCAGCCTGCTGATTGGCGAACAGCTGCGTACGCCGGAAGTGGAGGCCGCCATTCGCGCAGAATGGGGGCTGAATGATCCCGTGTATGTGCAATATATCGATTATCTGGGCCGGATTCTGCATGGTGATTTCGGGCGGTCCTATATTTTGCAAACCGATGTTTCCGGGCTTGTGCTGTCGCAGATCCTGCCAACGCTGAAACTGACGGCGGCAGCCCTCACGGTCGCTATTGCGTTCGCCGTCACCATTGCGGTGGTGACAGCGGCCAAACGCGTGCCGCGTATCATTGCTGGTGGGCTGGAATTGCTGCTGATTTCCACGCCATCCTTCTGGCTTGGCATTCTGCTGTTGTTTGTGTTTTCTTTCACGCTGAAACTGTTTCCCGTCTCCGGCGACAGGAGCTTTTCGGCGCTGGTGCTACCAGCCTTCGCGCTTGGCCTGCCGCTGGGGGCGGTGATTGCGCAAGTGTTGCGTGAGGGATTGGAGCGGGCGCTGGAAGAACCCTTTGCCTTGACTGTGCGCAGCTGGGGCACGCACAGCCTTGTGCTGCGGTTGCGCCACGCACTTCGCCATGCGGCCCTGCCTGCCGTGACGCTCACCGGCTGGCTGGTCGGCAATCTCCTCTCCGGTGCGGTAATTACCGAGTCCGTGTTTGGTAGGCCGGGTTTGGGGCGCGTCACGGTCAACGCCGTTCTCGCCCATGACCTGCCCGTGGTGCTGGCGGTGGCCATTCTCTCGGCCTTTACCTATGTGGTGTTGAGCACGGCGGTGGATGTGCTCTATCTGCGGCTTGATCCACGTTTGCGAACTCAGGTGCTGGAGGATGTGCGATGA
- a CDS encoding NtaA/DmoA family FMN-dependent monooxygenase (This protein belongs to a clade of FMN-dependent monooxygenases, within a broader family of flavin-dependent oxidoreductases, the luciferase-like monooxygenase (LMM) family, some of whose members use coenzyme F420 rather than FMN.) has protein sequence MTRPSSRRLKTLVGAGNLTAAANDASPQAGAKRAADLARKAESEKITGLFTADLLQTDPAGLAGTTGTNEPIIQLAALSQVTSQIGLIATVSTTFHHPYNLARQIGTLDHASGGRAGWNAVTSSVGEENFGETLASPEERYARAAEFIEVVNALYDANERDAATRRNSGSISIDPSKFHPINYRGQHFQVEGPLNVPPLPQGRPVQFQAGQSEAGVNVGARYAEVVYTSQSKLEDAIAFATDLRKRAKGFGRGHGLPFIMNSFHSVIGESDADVARRVKEKHEKINYEQGRLKLADMLGGHLDLSDLPLDKPLPEALLPEVTSINRRRGRVEIFRRYAREGLTLRQLIIHAQDTGHWSVAGTPEQLADAIEERFRAGVLDVISLHGLGNPDQEDLLLNGLLPELRRRNLLDTDYVGHDFRSNLELPEISRQQTVLQESPVQKAVFG, from the coding sequence ATGACCCGCCCATCGTCTCGCCGCCTGAAAACTCTGGTAGGAGCAGGCAATCTCACCGCCGCCGCCAATGATGCAAGCCCGCAGGCAGGGGCCAAGCGCGCCGCTGATCTGGCCCGCAAGGCTGAATCTGAGAAAATCACCGGCCTGTTCACCGCCGATTTGTTGCAAACCGACCCGGCAGGGCTGGCAGGCACCACCGGCACCAATGAGCCAATCATTCAGCTGGCAGCGTTAAGCCAAGTGACATCACAGATCGGCTTGATTGCCACCGTGTCCACCACCTTCCACCACCCCTATAATCTGGCCCGCCAGATTGGCACGCTAGACCACGCCAGCGGTGGCCGCGCGGGATGGAATGCTGTGACATCGTCTGTTGGCGAAGAAAATTTTGGCGAAACACTGGCAAGCCCGGAAGAGCGCTATGCCCGGGCGGCTGAATTCATTGAAGTGGTCAACGCCCTCTACGATGCCAATGAGCGTGACGCCGCCACCCGCCGCAATTCCGGTAGCATTTCCATCGACCCCTCAAAATTCCACCCGATCAATTATCGCGGTCAGCATTTTCAAGTCGAAGGGCCACTGAATGTGCCGCCGCTGCCACAGGGCCGCCCAGTGCAGTTTCAGGCGGGGCAATCGGAGGCTGGCGTCAATGTTGGCGCACGTTATGCCGAGGTGGTCTATACCTCTCAGTCGAAGCTGGAGGATGCCATTGCCTTTGCAACCGACCTTCGAAAGCGCGCCAAGGGATTTGGGCGTGGGCATGGCCTGCCCTTCATCATGAACTCCTTCCACTCGGTGATCGGTGAAAGCGATGCCGATGTGGCGCGACGGGTGAAGGAAAAGCACGAGAAAATCAACTATGAGCAAGGTCGCCTGAAACTGGCAGATATGCTCGGCGGCCATCTTGATCTGTCCGATCTGCCGCTGGACAAGCCTCTGCCCGAGGCACTGTTGCCCGAAGTCACCAGCATCAACCGCAGACGCGGACGGGTGGAGATTTTCCGCCGCTATGCCCGTGAAGGGTTGACGTTGCGGCAATTGATCATTCACGCACAGGATACCGGCCATTGGTCAGTTGCTGGCACACCAGAGCAGCTCGCCGATGCCATTGAAGAACGGTTCCGGGCTGGCGTGCTGGATGTGATTTCGCTGCATGGCCTTGGCAACCCCGATCAGGAAGACCTGTTGCTGAACGGGCTTTTGCCAGAGCTTCGCCGTCGCAATTTGCTTGATACGGATTATGTTGGCCATGATTTCCGCTCGAATCTGGAGCTGCCAGAGATTTCAAGGCAACAAACGGTACTTCAGGAAAGTCCGGTGCAAAAAGCTGTTTTCGGCTGA